The Raphanus sativus cultivar WK10039 chromosome 6, ASM80110v3, whole genome shotgun sequence sequence atccaagatataagctattttaagttgatttgaaatataaaaaatagtcaaaagtaaacatctaaagtagataaacaataatcagaacaccaaaaatacttaaaatatatatatttattcttcatccaaatattcaagttaaatttattttaatttttaattaggtactttagcttacattactcaaatttacatgttatatttttttagattaaaggatatttaaagatatataaattttgaaaatttaaaaataatttaaacgggttatcaaacccgcaaatatcaaaatcaaaccggaaacaaagtttataaatacccgaatagagctagagtctttaaactcgaaaatctcaaacccgaataaattttaaccaaattcgagtggatacccaaatacatattcctagcttagtcaatataaaacgatcaaatattataaatatactatttagtataaataaataaaaactaaaactgaaattaatatccgtgcggtcgcacgggtcaagatctagttcctattattttatttatttttgttcatttcCAATTTGTTTCTAGTCTAATTGTCTAATTAACGAGGGGGTGAAACAAACGGCTGAGATTAATTACTCTTGAGAGTTTTATACTCTCTTTCCTTTGCGGCTCCCATGCACGTGTATCAACTAAATACGTCGACAACAAAATCATCATCAATTCACCATCATCATGTTGTAAGAGCGACCGTTGGATCAAAAACCAACTAAATACAATCTGAACATCGCCAACGTGGCACTAAACATGATCTATACATACATACACGTTCCCATGTCCTCATTACACAAAATAGTACTACTCTTTAGATCCGTTTGCTAAGAAAATCAAAACCCGATGGAGTCGTCATCAAAAGCAACAGCAGAAGCAGCAACGAAGCCGGCGGCGAGaggtggaagaagaagaggaggagatcGCAAGAAGAGCGTCACCAAGTCCGTCAAAGCCGGTCTCCAGTTCCCCGTCGGCCGTATCGCTCGCTACCTTAAAAAAGGCCGTTACGCCATCAGGTACGGCTCCGGCGCTCCCGTCTACCTCGCCGCCGTCCTCGAGTACCTCGCCGCCGAGGTAATAATATATCTCCGATCGAATCTTTTACGGGATCTTCTTGATTCTAatcgattctttttttttaatcttgttttTAGGTTCTTGAGCTAGCTGGTAACGCGGCGAGGGATAACAAGAAGAATAGGATAAACCCTAGGCATCTTTGCTTGGCGATAAGGAACGATGAGGAGTTGGGGAAGTTGTTGCACGGAGTGACCATCGCGAGTGGTGGAGTGCTTCCGAATATTAACCCGGTTCTTCTTCCTAAGAGGACTGCCGGTGGTTCGTCTCAAGGTGAGAAGAAAGCTTCTTCGCCAGCTAAAAAGTCTCCCAAGAAGGCTTAAAACGATGTCGCATTTGGTTTTGTATCGTCCATctagaaggaggaggagaagagcaATTGaagattaatgtttttaaaGACATTTTGTAATGAATTAACTAATTTTCTGAGTTGCTTCTCAGTTTCCCCagctaatcaaataaataaaatctcttTCTAGATTTCGTTATTTTTATCCGCTTGATTTCACAGAAAGATACTTTGAGAAATTGAATGTATGGTTAGGACAAGTCGTAGCGTTAATGACTGTTAGCTGAAATGTACGTTGGGTTTTATCTCTACCTGAGTGAAGAGGCCTATAATTGGCCCATTTAAATTACTTATCTTTTCTAGCTGCAGttgattttgcttacttgtgGGTTTCCTTttgggaaaattccttaaaaatacacggactaaatttcttttgctgaaaaaatacacgaacttttttggcttcccaaaaaatacacaaactaattttaattgtctataaaatacacaaacttttgaattttgaaggtttcacacctcgattttaacggtgtaaacagtgactaacagaatagtaagacgccgttagccgccgttaactctgattaaaaagttcatgtattttatagacaaccaaaattagttcgtgtatttttcgggaagcctaaaaagttcgtatattttttcagcaaaggaaatttagtatgtgtatttttaaggaattttcaaatggagtttggatatttcatatactattcagaggctgAATATCTGGAtccaatacatatccaaaattttatatttgtaaactttcggtttggttttggaccagatatttccgatctgaaaaatccagatccgaaaaaaacggcccaaacccgacccaaagacctgaaaaaaacacattctctatcacatgatacatgtccaaaattttatatttgtaaactttcggtttgattttggaACGAATATTTCCGGGTCAgtttgattcaagtttttgaatccggctagacatattagccggattcaaaaacttgaatcggaactgacccaaatattctgtccaaaaccaaaccaaaagtttacaaatatttgttgagtccaatttagtcgaaatctatcatatatatctaaaaattcacaaacaactctaaattttacattgaaagtttaatattaattaaaaatgtttctgttacaaaaacaaaactaaaaaatattgcaaaaataataacaaaattgttagcagaaagatcttgtcggattgaatctattcgtgtcgattttattaggctcaggtctattcggatcagttctttttggtttcaattctttcAAATAGAAGAGTTTTGGatccaacaaatatttgtaaactttcggtttggttttggaccgaatatctTCGGATCAgttccaatccaagtttttgaatccggctaaaatgtcaagattaggtctagatattttagccggattcaaaaacttggatcgaaactgatccgaaaatattcggtccaaaaccaaaccgaaagtttacaaatataaaattttggatctgtattgggtccagatatttagcatctgaataagatatgaaatatccaaactccatttgaaaattccttaaaaatacacatactaaatttcctttgctgaaaaatacatgaactttttaggcttcccgaaaaatacacggactaattttggttgtccataaaatacatgaactttttactcagagttaacggcgtctaacggcgtcttactattctgttagtcattgtttacaccgttaaaatcgaggtgtgaaaccttcaaaattcaaaagttcgtgtattttatggacaatcaaaattagtttgtgtattttttgggaagtcaaaaaagttcgtgtatttttttagcaaaagaaattcagtctgtgtatttttaaggaattttccctttcctttttctctttcttttgatttaACGGGATTTGCTTTCCTCTTTTATTACGGAGGGTAGGTGAATAAAGTTCATCTCATTTAGGACAAAAAATCCTtacaaatagtttttttttttttccttacaaATAGTTTTATTTCAGATAACGTTAATCAGAGACTTTAGCGTTGCACCAAGTGATACTTCTTAaaaagtagatttttttgtaatatgTGTGAATTAAGTTAAAATAACGAAAGAGTAAGTTTAAGTCAGCAGCAACTGTAACTTTAGCACCAAAGCGAACCTGGTCCAGTTGGTTGTGGTTATTTCATTTCCACTTGGGCTCCAGTGTTCGATACACCTTTGGTACTTcctcagtctctctctctctttgtcttgAATCATCATCACGCTGCTTGAGAAAATGCAAGGTAATAATAATTACCTTTTTTCAACATTATCAGTGCATGGGCATTTAGAGGTGGAAAAATTAACAATTTCAATTCCAAATATGATCAGAACAtataagtttattaaaaatatgaaaatcaaaatataaatattaattaaaagtaATTAATCTCACCCTTCATTCTCTTGGTCACATAAACTTatataaagttattttttttttttttataaaagtatgtTCATTCCAAGATCCGAACCCATATTTTGATACTTTTTTAAAAGGGAATACTAAccaataaactaaaataacttttgaaatattattacaatttaagatatatatatatatatatatatatatatatataatattactatatttcTACATCTTTGGTGATATAAATACATTAACatgtgttttaattattatatatatatttaaaagttagaaattatttataaattttcattatatatatttttttaaaaaatttagccTTGAATGCtaatttgttttcttcaaaattaatataatatactacatatttaatgtttttatatattttaattacttttaaaatgtctaatattttgaacaaaatatctTAGTGAAAGAAAGGTAAAATAGCTCttaacattttgaaaaaaaaatatcaaaaatatataatagtaaatttgaaaaattaaaaaattccacttaagttaaaaatatacaaCTTCAATtcagttataaattttaaaaactatccaaaattgtttgatttttttatgtaaaaatatattcattccAAGATCCGAACCcatattttgatatcttttaaaagtGGTATACTAACCACTAGACTAAAATaacttttgaaatattattacaaatttaaattatatatactacTATACTTCTTCATCTTATCCaattaaaactttggtgatataaatacattaacatgtttttaataattattatatatatatatttaaaactttgaaattatttataatttttatataaccttttaaaaaaaaattagcctTGAAAGgtaatttattttcttcaaaaaaattaatataattatactatatatttaattttatatattttaattatttcaatatgtctaatattttgaacaaaaatatcTTAGTGAAAAAGGAAATGGCTCTTAacattttgaacaaaatatcaaaatagataatagtaaatttgaaaaaaaaagttccacTTAAGTttaacaattaaaataatttaaataagaaatttttaaaatagcttcaaaattttaaatatatttaatttcgtgtaactataaatatttattatttatattttagtaacatataagtttattaaaaatatgataattaaaatatttattctcgCTGCTAGACGCATCCAATGTTTTATTGGTTGATAAAAGGTGTAAACACACTTACCATACAAAAAAAACCTATAATGAAATCATGTTACAGTCCATCACCAGTGTAACATAACCAAGTACCTACACCAGCACATATATATAGGAATATGCAAATGGCGATAATTATAAAGCTCAATCATACGTTTGTAGATATTACCCATTTACATCTTATTTTGAGAAGAACCAACTCTGACATGGGTACCAAAaatgtttctctctctctttttttcctattaaaaaggtaaatactgatatagaagaaaaagagactgggtaatgaagaaaaaaaaataagtgaaCAAAACTTAATGGGAGAATCATGTTTTTGGCGGAGGAGTTCCAGCGAGCCAGCCCCAGACGCCACCATTGCTTTGTCGTTTTCCATTCATATTGGCAGCGGCGGCTTGTTCAGACGCAGCCGCTCTTTGACGGTGGAGTAGTTCGAGTTCCTTTTCAAGTGTTTCCATTGCCTGAAGCTTTTGTCTTACCTCTGCAACTTCAACCTGAAGAAGGGAACTTAGAGAGGTTTTAGATATCAACTCCGGAAAACTTGCAATGTTCTttcaaaaggaaaataaaagttacatcTCTACATACATTACCTCTAATTTGAAACACCTTGACTGCTCGGTTGCAAGTTGACTCCGCACAGAGTGAAGTTCCTATTAcatcaaaatacaaaaaaaaaaagtaatgttgatataacaaaaaaaaaaatctatgaagAAATTCTCTCAAACTTCATGTGTCTTGCTTATTAATACTTCCAAATGGTACAATGCAAGACTGAATAAGAACTAGTTTGAAGGCAatagtattattatttattgacCTTGTATAACTCTGCGCTTCGCGTTTCTATCTCTGTTAACTCTTCCTTCAGTTGCAGAGTTTGTATCTTCTCCTTGCTGAGTGATGCTTCTAGTTCTTCCTTCTCGGATCTAAGTGATGTGATAATGGGTTCGCTTTTTCCTTCAACCTGTGGGATTTAATGTGATTTATCTTAAGTCTACACTTTGTTATTCACACAGTTTAAGGAGATAAAAAGTTATGCGGGAAGCTACCTTTGATCCGGAGTTAACATTATCCATGACAATTTCCCGTACTTTACTTTCTTGGCTCACCCCGATCTCAGACTCAATATCTCTGGTCGTGGCGTTGTTAACAGCAGAAACACTATCACGCACAGGAGAAGCTTCCATAATCTTTGATTTCAAGCTTGATTTGTGGCTTGGTTTTAAAACATTCACCTGTGATTGGCATAATACAGAATTAACAACCGAGTTgaaaaaaacaccaaatcagtataaaaaatgtatttattgaGTACCTCGTTGTTGTAACGTCCGTTGTATCCACCAAAAGCAACGATTACGTCTTCACCATTGTATGAGCTCACAACTAAACTCAATCCCTGTTATATCAAAGTAACATTTTGCAGCTCAACTCTGGAAGTCATCACACAAGGGATTTACTCAAATTTTCATGTTTCTGGAATAAAACTACCTCACTAGCGAGAGGTACACCTCCTTTTACTGATGTAAGTACTGACCATGCAAGAGTAGACATATTTAATACAACAGTCTCACATGCCCCTGCGGTAATGTATCAGCAAGGACCATAATTACTCACACTGTACAAGTAAAGAGGTTATCTTTTCTTCCACGAAAGTTTCCAGTGATGTAATGAGTATTTCCAAGGGAAAAGTGTAAAACGTACCGCTCTTGTTATCTCCACCACCAACTATATACCAATTTTCCCCAATCGTCACACCAGCGTGTCCAGCGCGTGGAGTCGGTGCTTCACCTTGTTGTGCATGTCTTGACCATTCCATCTATAATATGGAAACACATATGCTAAGAAGCTGACAGATAATGTTGCCGTAAACAAATGAGGTTTAACATACAGTTTGCAGATCAAGGACGTGCAGATCATTAAAACAATTTGTGTGTGATCCTCCGCCAAATATTAGAAGATAACGCTCAGCATGCACTGCAGCAGCATGATCAGACCTTGGTGATGGAGGGGAACCCCTGCAAGTTGACAGAAGTTTAAACTTgagcaatataaaaaaaaaagttaaaacttgAGCTGCTGATCTTTTGATAATTGGCGggtttgtgaaatttccttcaATTTCTGGATTTGTATCCTAGTGTTTAAATTAACTCGACTTCTTCAAAAGAATGAATAAAATGCAGAAACGTCATAAGATCTTACACGGCATCTATCTCAACCCAGGTCATGGCATCCAGATCAAGTAGATGCAAATCATTCAGAAGCGATTTATTTACATCCTGCCCGCCAAATATCACCAATTTTTTCCCCACAAGAGTCACGGACTGGCCTCCACGCGAAACCTGCAAGCAAGAGAGAGTGATAAACATAGTCTCGAAGAAGCCAAACTACATACTCCATTTCAATTATCAGAAAGAAGACTACTAAATTGTATTCAGATGCAACTTAACACCTGGGAATactaagaagaaagaaaaagaacaacttttcattttcttcttctgataAAACTATTTACTCGGTTACTAGATCGGAACGTTTCCCACATAAGGGTGTCAATAATTAGGAGAAAAGATGAAGTACCGGTGGCTTTCCATCTGTCCTTAAGATTGACCATGTACAGGTATGCAGGTCAAAGACCTTGACTGTGACgagaaaacagaagaaaaagtgataaaaaaattagtattcACAAAACCATAACCGACCTAAAATTAGCCACTTCAAAAGTGTTTTAACTCCTACCTAGAATTGATTCTGAGGGATCCTTTGCATGACCACCGATAGAAAGAAGCTTATTGTCCCATGGTATCTTCATCACAAACAAAGAAGGGCAGTGAGAATAACGTATATCTTAGATTATTTTCTGCTATCAACTAGTAGCATTGGATTTCATGAGGAGATTACTGTACTTTCCCAGAAACTTGCCTTTGACATATCAAGGCTAAAAaacgaaagaagaagaagcagaacaAAAACACGAGTTAGAATACAAACCAAAGAATGACCAGCACAGTGAGTTAGTGTTGCTGGAGATGATGTTTCCTGTGATTCAGTCACAATCTTGGTTTCAACTCTTGACCAAGTCCAGTTTTTTAGATCTAGAACCTGTATTTCAAACACCATTACAGAAAAAAAGCTTATATGCTACAGAAAACGAAAccaaatattttgatttgattaagtTAATGTTATAGAAAGAATGCTATAAGTTGCTTACATGAAGATCACCCAGATAACGCCCATTGTGATTTCCACCATACATATACATCTTATCTTGCATAACCGCTGCTCCATGCTGAAACGAATATAATAAACAAGAActagaaaagagagaagataCACGAAGAgatcctcttcttccttttttttcataagattttagttaaataatacCTCATACCGAGCTTTTGGTGGATGGCCTAATGTAAGTGGTGGCGTCCACTGGTTAAACACAGAAATAGTATTTGGGTCTTCCAAAACCACATCTTTATCTTGGGTCTCCGTCAAACGCCCATCCTCTGTAGCGGTTGTCATCGTCTCACCAAAAGAACCTCCGTTCTCAACACTCGGCTCGGCCTTTGTGCTCTGTTACAAAGAATCCATCCCAGTTACTAAATGAGTAAAGATACTTCTCCTTAAAAGTCTGAACCTAAACATGAAATCGTGTTATATAGGCCTCAGACGAGTTTGTATTTGCTAGCAATACATGCACAAACTGAAACTTGATCCTATGTATATAGCAATGAAATTGCTTAATTCGGGGATTTAAAAAACTCACACTGATTTGGACATCTACAGCAGGGTCTGGAACAGAGTTCGGTGATCTTGGATACCAACTAGGATCTCCTTCCTTTTTCAAAAATGAGGAATATAAGACGAAAGATCCACAATAATAAGCAAAAGGAGCGCCTTTAAAGTCTCTGTAGATAGGTTACCTCAAGAATTTTCACAAAGTGACGCATTGCCTCAATGGAGGGCATGGTTCCAAGCCCCTGCCAACTAGTAAACATATACATAAGGTCATCAGAACCACGTTCTATACTCTTTGTTCACAGAAACATCATCATCCTAaggtgacttttttttttttttttgtaattgtaaCACAATCATCCTTAGGTGACTTTCCCACGGCATATGACCAGCATTTTTGCATACAGTACAGCAACACCAATGTTTAAATGTAACTCTTTCATTTCAAAAATACTCTCATGCTGATGGGAATCTAAAAGCCTCTCCTCTTATAGTGTAAGATGAATCTTAACCTTTTCCACTTGCTTTGCTCAGCTGGATTCCACACACTACTAGGTTTAGGTACATTGCAAGGTCCTACACTAGCCTGTTTAACACATCAAATGCAGATTGTATCAGTAAGCAAGCCTTTCTTGTAACCACAACGATCGATCAATATAATAAGTCGAGTCGCCTatcatcaaatcaaatcaaatcaaatcaaatcatgTTGTTGTTTTAGATCGCTAGATCGATCTCGTGGAAACTCGACATCGTTTTCGGAAACCTGCTGGTGGAGCGCGTAGAGAAGCAACGCGGTATCGTTGGAGAATTTGGAGCTGAGTTGTTTCAAGGAAGGCGTTGGTGCAGATCCACCGTCGAGGCCGAGGTACGATGCGGCGGCGTAGAATCTGTCGGGGTAAGCGAGGCTAGCGCTCGCCTTCGCCGTATtagccatttttttttgtttccttcgtTTCACAGATTTGATCGAGAGACgatggaggaggaagaaggaaGAGCCAACAACACTCGGGTtcgatttaaaatttatttaaatttcaattaaCGAATACGAATGCTAGAATAGATGCAGCGTTTATATAGGAAGGCATGCGGTCTTAACCGAAGGGAACATAGcaaaactgaaccaaaccaaatgtTTTGGTTTTCTATTAATATCCGGACGTTGGTTCTAAACCGATCcgtatattttcaaatattatcaGTTCataccattaatttttttttctttttaactaaacttatatattaatatttcaaaCCGAACTAACTGAAAATCACTGAAATTATCCAAATTTAACAAAACGTAATAATTCAAAATTGGTTGGAAAATTAAATTAACCGAAACTGAACCATAATTTCTCTGGTTAGTTTGACAGCTTATTCAATTTATTTGAATTAACCGGGAACTAACACCTGAGTAAACCGGATGTATGGTCAAGAACAATGTTTCGCAAAAAATTGGAAAATGGTAAATTATGAATTTGAAGGTGTTGAATGCCAACATCTGTTACCAGATACAGCTTTTTGGTCTGTTTAACACAAACTGCCAGAATTAAGATTTTGATTGGATTTGCTTAATGACAAAAACGAGAAGCTCAACCAATCGGTGGACCTTTTGGTGTATCACTGGAGTTCTTATGTGACTTGTGCTTCGATCTTTTCTCCCGTTTCTTACTCCTGAGAAGAAAACGAATAGAGAACATAGTCATCAACTTAAGCTGCCAAAAAAAGTATGCAAGAACAAAAAAGTAGGAAGGTTAATTAATTAGTACTCGTCATGTGAAGAGCTATGTCCTAGACAAGATTTTAGCTTCCTGTTGATATGCTTCATGTCCTTTTCACTTGGGTACTTATAGTTCTttacctgcaaaaaaaaaaaaaaagagaagggaACATATAGTAAAACTGCATATTTAGAAATGAAGTTTCGTAGTCAGTCAGTAGCATACCAAATATTCAACGTCATCTAGTAATCTTATGAGCTCTGAAGTCGTGTGCTCAGAGTTGGGTTGAGAAACAATGTTCTCTAGGTACCTGCACTAAACGAAGTTTTTAGTTTAAGATCCAAACCGCTACAAGCTTTCACATAACAAAAAACAGAGGCCAAGAGGGTGTAATAATAACCTATCAAAGTCAACCACTCCAAGAACCCCATTTGCAATACGCAAAGCAGCCAAAGCCAACTGAGAAACAAATACATGAGTTTCAACCAGATTCTTTGATGGTTTTTTTAAGTATTCTTcaatttgatattaaaaacaaaaggcTAAGGGAGACAAAAGAAACCCACCTGGCCAGGAGGAAAGAGGAGTGGAGCATCTGTGAGCATAATTTTATCGGCTTCTGCTGTTGCAGCTTTGAGCAAACTCTGCAAAGTAACTGAAA is a genomic window containing:
- the LOC108812467 gene encoding probable histone H2A.5; its protein translation is MESSSKATAEAATKPAARGGRRRGGDRKKSVTKSVKAGLQFPVGRIARYLKKGRYAIRYGSGAPVYLAAVLEYLAAEVLELAGNAARDNKKNRINPRHLCLAIRNDEELGKLLHGVTIASGGVLPNINPVLLPKRTAGGSSQGEKKASSPAKKSPKKA
- the LOC108812464 gene encoding acyl-CoA-binding domain-containing protein 5-like, whose protein sequence is MANTAKASASLAYPDRFYAAASYLGLDGGSAPTPSLKQLSSKFSNDTALLLYALHQQASVGPCNVPKPSSVWNPAEQSKWKSWQGLGTMPSIEAMRHFVKILEEGDPSWYPRSPNSVPDPAVDVQISSTKAEPSVENGGSFGETMTTATEDGRLTETQDKDVVLEDPNTISVFNQWTPPLTLGHPPKARYEHGAAVMQDKMYMYGGNHNGRYLGDLHVLDLKNWTWSRVETKIVTESQETSSPATLTHCAGHSLIPWDNKLLSIGGHAKDPSESILVKVFDLHTCTWSILRTDGKPPVSRGGQSVTLVGKKLVIFGGQDVNKSLLNDLHLLDLDAMTWVEIDAVGSPPSPRSDHAAAVHAERYLLIFGGGSHTNCFNDLHVLDLQTMEWSRHAQQGEAPTPRAGHAGVTIGENWYIVGGGDNKSGACETVVLNMSTLAWSVLTSVKGGVPLASEGLSLVVSSYNGEDVIVAFGGYNGRYNNEVNVLKPSHKSSLKSKIMEASPVRDSVSAVNNATTRDIESEIGVSQESKVREIVMDNVNSGSKVEGKSEPIITSLRSEKEELEASLSKEKIQTLQLKEELTEIETRSAELYKELHSVRSQLATEQSRCFKLEVEVAEVRQKLQAMETLEKELELLHRQRAAASEQAAAANMNGKRQSNGGVWGWLAGTPPPKT